The Salvelinus alpinus chromosome 21, SLU_Salpinus.1, whole genome shotgun sequence genome has a segment encoding these proteins:
- the LOC139547537 gene encoding complement C1q tumor necrosis factor-related protein 7-like produces the protein MPGVAGQLGVKGPKGDAGGEKGEHGAESVCNYTDGTDGQQGPQGEKGEQGEVGPRGEQDIAGEKGDQGEMGIMGILGPCSPTICSAFSAELNTIFPSPNIPVVFSLVKDTITNGMYASNEASSTFSGYLGLPRVESLSC, from the coding sequence ATGCCCGGGGTTGCAGGGCAACTTGGGGTTAAGGGACCCAAGGGAGATGCTGGTGGTGAGAAGGGAGAGCATGGAGCTGAGAGCGTGTGTAACTACACTGATGGAACCGATGGGCAGCAGGGACcccagggagagaagggagaacaggGTGAGGTGGGTCCCCGGGGAGAGCAGGACATAGCTGGGGAGAAGGGAGACCAAGGAGAGATGGGTATAATGGGAATCCTAGGGCCTTGCTCCCCAACCATCTGCTCCGCTTTCTCTGCAGAGCTTAACACCATCTTCCCATCACCCAACATTCCTGTGGTCTTCTCCCTGGTGAAGGACACAATCACCAACGGCATGTACGCCAGCAATGAGGCCAGCAGCACCTTCTCTGGCTACCTGGGGCTACCTAGGGTCGAGAGTTTGTCGTGCTAG